A genomic region of Planctomycetota bacterium contains the following coding sequences:
- a CDS encoding FeoB-associated Cys-rich membrane protein translates to MNLDWQTVAAAAIVALAMAYLARRAWRALAARRAGCGACPNCPSSEGPQVVSLDASIKSGNARE, encoded by the coding sequence ATGAACCTTGACTGGCAAACCGTGGCTGCCGCGGCGATCGTCGCGCTGGCGATGGCGTACCTGGCGCGGCGCGCTTGGCGCGCGCTGGCGGCACGCCGCGCCGGCTGCGGCGCATGCCCAAATTGCCCCTCGAGCGAAGGACCGCAAGTCGTCTCGCTCGACGCGTCGATAAAGTCGGGCAACGCGCGCGAGTAA
- a CDS encoding aldo/keto reductase, with protein MNVSSLKLNTGAQVPSVGLGLWKIAPNDAPAMVEQAIKAGYRHLDAACDYGNEPAVGEGIRRALAGGHCRREELWVTSKLWNTYHAAAHVRPALERTLRDLQLDYLDLYLIHFPIALEYVAPETRYPPGWFFDPAAKQPRMQAARVPLAETWQAMESLVNAGLVRNIGVCNYNISLLRDLLNYGSIRPAMLQVELHPYLAQEKLLRFCREEQIAVTGFSPLGALSYYELGMAQRNESVLDQPAVRDAASAHNKTPAQVALRWGVQRGTAVVPKTSRPERLAENLNIFDFALTDAELQAISALDRGRRFNDPGQFCEAAFHTFFPIYE; from the coding sequence ATGAATGTCAGCAGTTTGAAATTGAACACCGGCGCGCAAGTCCCCAGCGTCGGGCTGGGACTCTGGAAGATCGCCCCGAACGACGCACCAGCCATGGTCGAGCAGGCTATCAAGGCCGGCTATCGACACCTGGACGCGGCTTGCGACTATGGCAACGAGCCGGCGGTCGGCGAGGGGATTCGCCGCGCGCTCGCGGGGGGGCACTGTCGCCGCGAAGAGCTGTGGGTCACGTCGAAGCTTTGGAACACCTACCACGCGGCCGCCCACGTTCGGCCGGCCCTGGAGCGGACGCTGCGCGATTTGCAGCTCGACTATCTCGACTTGTACCTGATTCACTTCCCGATCGCATTGGAATATGTCGCCCCCGAGACGCGCTACCCGCCCGGCTGGTTTTTCGATCCGGCGGCAAAGCAGCCGCGCATGCAAGCGGCCCGCGTCCCCTTGGCCGAGACGTGGCAGGCGATGGAGTCGCTGGTCAACGCGGGCCTGGTCCGCAACATCGGCGTCTGCAACTATAACATCTCGCTGCTGCGCGACCTGTTGAACTACGGCTCGATTCGGCCGGCCATGCTGCAGGTGGAACTGCATCCCTATCTTGCGCAAGAGAAGCTGCTGCGGTTCTGTCGTGAAGAGCAGATTGCCGTAACGGGCTTCTCGCCGCTGGGCGCGCTGTCGTATTACGAATTGGGGATGGCCCAGCGCAACGAATCGGTCCTCGACCAGCCCGCCGTGCGCGACGCGGCCAGCGCCCACAACAAGACGCCGGCGCAAGTCGCCCTGCGGTGGGGTGTGCAGCGCGGCACGGCCGTCGTCCCCAAGACGTCGCGTCCCGAGCGCCTGGCCGAGAACCTGAACATCTTTGATTTCGCGTTGACCGACGCCGAGCTGCAAGCGATCTCGGCTCTCGACCGGGGCCGGCGTTTCAATGACCCCGGCCAGTTTTGCGAAGCCGCCTTCCACACTTTTTTCCCCATCTACGAGTAG
- the carB gene encoding carbamoyl-phosphate synthase large subunit, translating to MPRRNDLHKILLIGSGPIIIGQACEFDYSGTQACKALREEGYEVVLINSNPATIMTDPATADRTYIEPLTWETVAKVIEVERPDAILPTLGGQTGLNLAMDLARHGVLEKFGVEMIGARPDVIAKAEDRALFKKAMEKIGLEVCRGRTVYSMDEAREVMQEIGLPIVIRPSFTMGGSGSGVAHNREEFDVMVSRGLEFSPIHEVLLEESILGWKEYEMEVMRDVDDNVVIICTIENFDPVGVHTGDSITVAPAQTLTDKEYQRMRDASLLVIREIGVETGGSNIQFATDPTNGRMIVIEMNPRVSRSSALASKATGFPIAKIAAKLAVGYRLHELSNDITRETKACFEPTIDYVVTKIPRFAFEKFPEADAKLTTQMKSVGETMAIGRTFKESFQKALRGLEVGSFGFGCDAKDLWGTIQQPSREEIRAKLATPGSERVWYLRYAFKLGMTIDEIYSLTWIDPWFLDNLQQLVECEEELRRVPGLAEVGTELLRKAKRFGFSDRQLSTLWHTTDMAVRAERKKRGIIATFKSVDTCAAEFQAYTPYFYSTYEDEDETPAKPADTKRVIILGGGPNRIGQGIEFDYCCCHASFALRELGIESVMINSNPETVSTDYDTSDLLFFEPLTTEDVLNVCDRVQPDGVIVQFGGQTPLNLARALATAGVPIIGTSVDTIEDAEDREKFQQLLHRLGLKQPPSGIARTMEEARQEVLRVGFPCLVRPSFVLGGRAMEICYDHSQFERYVAEAFVVAQGQPVLIDQFLEDAIEVDVDAIADGQRCIVAGVMEHIEEAGVHSGDSACAIPPFSLPGPVVSEIREATIRLATALKVRGLMNVQYAVKKENGHDNVYVLEVNPRASRTSPFVSKATGMALAKVAAKVMVGVSLADQGIDSDPIPSHVSVKESVFPFIKFVGVDIVLGPEMKSTGEVMGVSERFSIAFAKSQLAAGVVLPTEGNIFISLASTSKKHAVRLGRHLIDLGFQLLATEGTARAMRDAGIEVQELKKLQEGHPNLLDYLIDGKVQMIINTPSGKGARTDEGKIRAASVSHGVPCITTIQAADAVIWAMEALRQEELTVQALQDRFPVAAQ from the coding sequence GTGCCTCGCCGTAACGATCTGCACAAGATTCTGCTCATTGGTTCCGGCCCGATCATCATTGGTCAGGCCTGCGAGTTCGACTATTCGGGGACGCAAGCCTGCAAGGCCTTGCGCGAGGAAGGCTACGAAGTCGTCCTCATCAACTCGAACCCGGCCACGATCATGACCGATCCGGCCACGGCCGACCGGACGTATATCGAGCCGTTGACCTGGGAGACGGTGGCCAAAGTGATCGAGGTCGAACGCCCCGACGCCATTTTGCCGACGCTCGGCGGGCAGACCGGTTTGAACCTGGCTATGGACTTGGCCCGGCACGGCGTGCTGGAAAAATTTGGCGTCGAGATGATCGGTGCGCGCCCCGACGTGATCGCCAAGGCCGAAGACCGCGCCTTATTTAAGAAGGCGATGGAAAAGATCGGCCTCGAAGTCTGCCGCGGCCGCACCGTTTACTCGATGGACGAAGCCCGCGAGGTGATGCAGGAAATCGGGCTGCCGATCGTCATTCGCCCCAGCTTTACGATGGGGGGCAGCGGCTCGGGCGTGGCCCACAACCGCGAAGAGTTCGACGTCATGGTCTCGCGCGGCTTGGAGTTTTCGCCGATCCACGAGGTGCTGCTCGAAGAGTCGATCCTGGGCTGGAAAGAATACGAGATGGAGGTGATGCGCGACGTCGACGACAACGTCGTGATCATCTGCACGATCGAGAATTTCGACCCGGTCGGCGTCCACACCGGCGACTCGATCACCGTGGCGCCGGCCCAGACGTTGACCGACAAAGAATATCAGCGGATGCGCGACGCGTCGCTGCTGGTGATTCGCGAGATCGGCGTCGAAACCGGCGGCTCGAACATTCAATTCGCAACCGACCCGACCAACGGGCGGATGATCGTCATCGAGATGAATCCGCGCGTCAGCCGCAGCAGCGCCCTGGCCAGCAAGGCGACCGGTTTTCCCATCGCCAAAATCGCCGCCAAATTGGCCGTCGGTTATCGGCTGCACGAATTGTCGAACGACATCACTCGCGAGACCAAGGCCTGCTTCGAGCCGACGATCGACTATGTGGTGACGAAGATTCCGCGGTTCGCCTTCGAGAAATTCCCCGAGGCCGACGCCAAGCTGACGACCCAGATGAAGAGCGTCGGCGAGACGATGGCCATCGGCCGCACGTTCAAGGAATCGTTTCAAAAAGCGCTGCGCGGTTTGGAAGTCGGCAGCTTTGGCTTTGGCTGCGACGCCAAGGACTTGTGGGGGACGATTCAACAGCCGTCGCGCGAGGAGATTCGCGCCAAGCTGGCCACGCCCGGCTCGGAACGCGTCTGGTATCTGCGTTATGCGTTCAAGCTGGGGATGACGATCGACGAGATTTACTCGCTGACCTGGATCGACCCCTGGTTCCTGGACAACTTGCAGCAACTCGTCGAGTGCGAAGAAGAACTGCGCCGCGTGCCGGGCTTGGCCGAAGTCGGCACCGAGCTGCTGCGCAAGGCCAAGCGGTTTGGCTTCTCGGATCGGCAGCTTTCGACCCTTTGGCACACCACCGACATGGCCGTGCGCGCCGAGCGCAAGAAGCGCGGCATCATCGCCACGTTCAAGTCGGTCGACACCTGCGCCGCCGAGTTTCAGGCCTACACCCCCTACTTCTACTCGACCTACGAGGACGAGGACGAAACACCCGCCAAGCCGGCCGACACCAAGCGAGTGATTATTCTCGGCGGCGGCCCGAACCGCATCGGGCAAGGGATCGAGTTCGACTATTGCTGCTGCCACGCCAGCTTTGCCCTCCGCGAGCTGGGCATTGAAAGCGTGATGATCAACAGCAATCCCGAAACGGTCAGCACCGACTACGACACCAGCGATCTTCTGTTCTTCGAGCCGCTGACGACCGAGGACGTATTGAACGTCTGCGACCGCGTGCAGCCGGACGGCGTGATCGTGCAGTTCGGCGGCCAGACGCCGTTGAATCTGGCCCGGGCGCTGGCCACGGCCGGCGTGCCGATCATCGGCACCAGCGTCGACACCATCGAAGACGCCGAAGATCGCGAGAAGTTCCAGCAGTTGCTCCACCGCCTGGGCCTGAAGCAGCCCCCCAGCGGCATCGCCCGCACCATGGAAGAAGCGCGCCAGGAAGTCCTGCGCGTCGGCTTCCCGTGCCTGGTCCGGCCGAGCTTCGTGCTGGGGGGCCGGGCGATGGAGATTTGCTACGATCATTCGCAATTCGAGCGCTACGTCGCCGAGGCGTTCGTCGTCGCCCAGGGGCAGCCGGTCCTGATCGATCAATTCCTCGAGGACGCCATCGAAGTCGACGTCGACGCCATCGCCGACGGCCAGCGCTGCATCGTGGCCGGCGTGATGGAACACATCGAAGAAGCCGGCGTTCACTCGGGGGATTCGGCCTGCGCCATTCCGCCGTTCAGCCTGCCCGGCCCGGTCGTTTCGGAAATTCGCGAAGCGACGATCCGCCTGGCGACGGCCCTGAAAGTGCGCGGGCTGATGAACGTGCAATACGCCGTCAAGAAAGAAAACGGCCACGACAATGTCTATGTCCTGGAGGTGAACCCGCGGGCCAGCCGCACCTCGCCCTTCGTCAGCAAGGCGACGGGCATGGCGTTGGCCAAGGTGGCGGCCAAGGTGATGGTCGGCGTCTCACTGGCCGATCAAGGGATCGACTCTGATCCGATCCCCAGCCACGTCTCGGTCAAGGAAAGCGTCTTCCCGTTCATCAAGTTCGTGGGGGTCGACATCGTGCTGGGCCCCGAGATGAAATCGACGGGCGAGGTGATGGGCGTCAGCGAGCGGTTCAGCATCGCTTTTGCTAAAAGCCAGTTGGCCGCCGGCGTGGTCTTGCCGACCGAAGGAAACATCTTCATCAGCCTGGCTTCGACGTCAAAGAAGCACGCCGTCCGCTTGGGACGCCACCTGATCGATCTGGGCTTTCAGTTGCTGGCCACCGAGGGAACGGCTCGGGCGATGCGCGACGCCGGCATCGAGGTGCAAGAGCTGAAGAAGCTGCAGGAAGGGCACCCGAACTTGCTCGACTACCTGATCGACGGCAAGGTGCAGATGATCATCAACACCCCCAGCGGCAAGGGGGCCCGCACCGACGAAGGAAAGATTCGGGCGGCGTCGGTATCGCACGGCGTGCCGTGCATCACCACGATCCAAGCGGCCGACGCCGTGATCTGGGCGATGGAAGCCTTGCGCCAAGAAGAATTGACCGTGCAAGCGTTACAAGATCGGTTCCCCGTGGCGGCGCAGTAG
- the feoB gene encoding ferrous iron transport protein B — protein MSIAQAKRACCVALVGNPNTGKSTLFNALAGANQRVGNYPGVTVEKKLGHATWHEVRFTLIDLPGTYSLAPRSPDEMVTVDVLLGRREDTERPDVVLCVIDASNIDRNFYLLSQLLELDVPAVVALNMTDVAAQHGVKLDVKLLAERLGIEVVPVQANKRVGLDELRAALVRAVDCPVGKRASPLPAQVCEEVDRLHAEMQRSSHAADMKVPRYLAERLLLDTSGYLEPLLADGQLETLHGSIAAARERLATASCPVPAIEAIGRYGWISQVVGGAVTRPAQRATSWTDRLDRVLTHRFFGLVAFVLMMFVIFQAVFQGATPLMDLIESGVGAVGALVAERMPEGALRSLVVDGLIAGVGGVLVFLPQIVILFFFVGILEDCGYMARSAYLMDKLMVRVGLSGKSFIPLLSSFACAIPGIMATRVIENRRDRITTILVAPLMSCSARLPVYTLLIAAFIPQRRWLGVFGLQAIVMMSMYLLGMVVAVAVAVVLKKTLLRGPTPPFVLELPAYKWPSPRTVIWRMVERGWAFVQGAGTMILAVSVVIWAMLYFPHSAEVGEPYQSQIAVLEAKLPAVPEAERGAIEEQISALNVERASAYRKQSYLGRIGHLIEPAVRPLGWDWRIGCAAIASLPAREVVVATLGIIYSVGEDVDLDNEADRGRLVEALHRATWDDTDRPVFNVPVALSIMVFFSLCAQCWSTLMVIKRETNSWGWPALTFGYMTTLAYVASLVTYQVGIRLM, from the coding sequence ATGAGCATTGCTCAAGCCAAACGTGCCTGCTGCGTCGCCCTGGTCGGCAATCCCAACACCGGCAAGTCGACGCTGTTCAATGCGCTGGCCGGCGCCAATCAACGAGTCGGGAACTATCCCGGCGTCACGGTCGAAAAGAAGCTTGGGCACGCCACCTGGCACGAGGTGCGGTTCACGCTGATCGATCTGCCGGGGACGTACAGTCTGGCCCCCCGCTCGCCCGACGAAATGGTGACGGTTGACGTGCTGTTGGGGCGGCGCGAGGACACCGAACGCCCCGACGTGGTGTTGTGCGTTATCGACGCCTCGAACATCGATCGCAATTTCTACCTGCTCAGCCAGTTGCTCGAACTGGACGTGCCGGCGGTCGTGGCGTTGAACATGACCGATGTGGCCGCTCAGCACGGGGTGAAGCTCGACGTCAAGCTGCTGGCCGAGCGGCTGGGTATTGAAGTCGTCCCGGTGCAAGCCAACAAGCGTGTCGGTCTTGATGAATTGCGCGCCGCGCTGGTCCGCGCCGTGGACTGCCCGGTGGGCAAGCGGGCCAGCCCGTTGCCGGCTCAGGTGTGCGAGGAAGTCGACCGGTTGCACGCCGAAATGCAGCGCTCGTCCCACGCGGCCGACATGAAAGTGCCGCGCTACCTAGCCGAACGCTTGCTGCTCGATACGAGCGGCTATCTTGAGCCGCTGTTGGCCGATGGGCAGCTTGAAACGCTGCACGGCTCGATTGCGGCGGCGCGCGAGCGATTGGCCACGGCCAGTTGCCCCGTGCCGGCGATCGAAGCGATTGGCCGTTATGGCTGGATCTCGCAGGTCGTGGGGGGCGCGGTCACGCGCCCGGCCCAGCGCGCCACCAGTTGGACCGATCGGCTCGATCGAGTTCTGACCCACCGATTCTTTGGGCTGGTGGCGTTCGTGCTGATGATGTTCGTGATCTTCCAGGCGGTGTTTCAAGGGGCCACGCCGCTGATGGACCTGATCGAAAGCGGCGTCGGCGCGGTCGGCGCGCTGGTGGCCGAGCGCATGCCCGAAGGGGCGCTGCGCAGTCTGGTGGTCGATGGACTGATCGCCGGCGTGGGGGGTGTGCTCGTCTTTCTGCCGCAGATCGTGATCTTGTTTTTCTTTGTCGGCATTCTGGAAGATTGTGGCTACATGGCCCGCAGCGCGTATCTGATGGACAAGCTGATGGTGCGCGTGGGGCTGAGCGGCAAGTCATTCATCCCGCTGTTGTCGTCATTCGCCTGCGCCATTCCGGGCATCATGGCCACCCGCGTGATCGAGAACCGGCGGGATCGGATCACCACGATTCTGGTTGCGCCGCTGATGAGCTGCAGCGCGCGGTTGCCGGTGTACACGCTGCTGATTGCGGCCTTCATTCCCCAGCGACGCTGGCTCGGTGTGTTTGGTTTGCAGGCGATCGTGATGATGTCGATGTATTTGCTCGGCATGGTCGTGGCCGTCGCCGTGGCCGTCGTGCTGAAAAAGACGCTGTTGCGCGGACCGACGCCGCCGTTTGTGCTGGAACTGCCCGCCTATAAGTGGCCGTCGCCGCGAACGGTGATCTGGCGGATGGTCGAGCGCGGCTGGGCGTTCGTCCAAGGGGCCGGGACCATGATCCTGGCCGTGTCGGTCGTGATCTGGGCGATGCTCTACTTCCCGCACTCGGCCGAAGTTGGCGAGCCCTACCAGTCACAGATCGCCGTGCTCGAGGCGAAGCTGCCGGCGGTCCCGGAAGCGGAGCGGGGCGCGATCGAGGAACAAATCAGCGCGCTGAACGTCGAGCGGGCCAGCGCCTATCGCAAACAGAGTTACCTGGGACGGATCGGCCATCTGATTGAGCCGGCCGTGCGCCCGTTGGGCTGGGATTGGCGGATTGGCTGCGCGGCCATCGCTTCATTGCCGGCGCGCGAGGTGGTGGTGGCGACGCTAGGTATCATTTACAGCGTCGGCGAAGATGTCGACTTGGACAACGAAGCCGACCGAGGGCGCTTGGTCGAAGCCCTGCATCGCGCCACGTGGGACGACACCGATCGGCCGGTGTTCAATGTGCCGGTGGCGTTGTCGATCATGGTCTTCTTTTCGTTGTGCGCCCAGTGCTGGTCAACGCTGATGGTGATCAAGCGCGAGACGAACAGTTGGGGCTGGCCAGCACTGACGTTTGGTTACATGACCACGCTGGCTTACGTGGCGTCATTGGTGACTTACCAGGTGGGGATTCGGCTGATGTAG
- a CDS encoding MFS transporter, which yields MNHQPPATSRWYQEVTGYQWLVLLIASAGWVFDTFEGQIFNITRGQMLTELLNSTPNSPEVKLWGDRFLAIFLVGGTLGGVLFGSLADRLGRKPTMAITILCYSLFSGLTYFATDIWHVGVLRFLVAMGVGGEWAVAAALVAEVFPPRARAQAGGIFHATGILGTWLAFLAGWAVGSDWRYAYLLGLVPALLVVWVRSKVEEPDSWQQAEQQQRQMGSFSELLGVRRWARPAILGMCLAAVGLGTYWGVAVAGQNLAELMLIKQGVAQTEADQQAKFAYGFVQACGAGVGQLCFGPLAVWLGRRRAFALMHLGALLIVPATCYLPQTYDQLLMMLPVFGFFVIGLHAGYAVYFPELFPAHLRATGSSFCFNGGRLLAASMLWMSAELKAHPALDLRAAVSILGLWFLVGLVLLAFLPETRGQELPE from the coding sequence GTGAACCATCAGCCCCCCGCTACTTCGCGTTGGTATCAGGAAGTCACCGGCTATCAATGGCTGGTGCTGCTGATCGCTTCGGCCGGTTGGGTCTTCGACACATTCGAAGGCCAAATATTCAACATCACTCGTGGGCAGATGTTGACCGAATTGCTCAACTCAACGCCCAACTCGCCTGAAGTAAAACTGTGGGGCGATCGGTTCTTGGCCATCTTCCTCGTCGGCGGCACGCTGGGGGGGGTGCTGTTCGGTTCACTGGCCGATCGGCTTGGACGCAAACCGACGATGGCGATCACGATCCTTTGCTACTCGCTGTTCTCGGGCCTCACCTATTTCGCCACGGATATTTGGCATGTCGGCGTGCTGCGCTTTCTGGTCGCGATGGGGGTCGGTGGCGAATGGGCCGTCGCGGCGGCGCTGGTGGCCGAAGTCTTTCCGCCGCGCGCTCGCGCGCAAGCTGGCGGCATCTTTCACGCCACTGGCATCTTGGGCACCTGGCTGGCGTTTCTCGCCGGCTGGGCCGTGGGAAGCGATTGGCGCTACGCCTATTTGCTCGGTCTGGTTCCGGCGCTGTTGGTCGTTTGGGTACGTAGCAAGGTCGAAGAGCCCGACAGTTGGCAACAGGCCGAGCAGCAACAACGACAGATGGGCAGTTTTAGCGAATTGCTCGGCGTGCGACGTTGGGCCCGTCCGGCGATTCTCGGCATGTGCTTGGCCGCGGTCGGCTTGGGCACCTATTGGGGCGTCGCCGTGGCCGGCCAGAATCTTGCCGAGCTTATGCTCATCAAACAAGGTGTCGCACAAACCGAAGCGGACCAACAGGCGAAGTTCGCCTATGGCTTTGTCCAAGCCTGTGGCGCCGGCGTCGGTCAACTATGTTTCGGCCCGCTGGCGGTTTGGCTGGGACGTCGACGCGCTTTTGCCCTGATGCATTTGGGGGCGTTGTTGATTGTTCCTGCCACGTGTTACTTACCCCAGACGTACGATCAATTGCTGATGATGTTGCCGGTGTTTGGTTTCTTCGTCATCGGCCTGCACGCTGGCTACGCGGTTTATTTCCCGGAACTGTTTCCCGCTCACTTGCGCGCGACCGGTTCGAGCTTCTGCTTTAACGGCGGGCGCTTGCTGGCCGCTTCGATGTTATGGATGTCGGCCGAATTGAAGGCCCACCCCGCGCTCGATCTGCGCGCCGCGGTCAGCATTCTCGGCCTTTGGTTTTTGGTCGGTCTGGTTTTGCTGGCGTTCTTGCCCGAGACGCGTGGGCAAGAGTTGCCCGAGTAG
- a CDS encoding sulfite exporter TauE/SafE family protein: MNEGFLLHVVAVLTLAGLVQGLTGFGFGMVAMGLLPLVIELEQAQAIITLTNLIVCVLMVGVKFSDVEWRGARRLLIAALVGVPFGYAFVEQLPYVWATRLLGVALCSMVLFDSLIARRMRWRLPPLVGWFCGLGGGLLGGAFNIGGPPIVAYVYSQPWTKQQQVATLSMVFLSSGLMRFALVTAHGELTASVWQAVAWSALPLLIATYVGHRLLDFVSQPVLRGGVYTGIFVLGSCYLIRGA; this comes from the coding sequence ATGAATGAAGGTTTCCTTCTGCACGTCGTCGCGGTGCTGACCTTGGCCGGACTGGTCCAAGGATTGACCGGCTTTGGCTTCGGCATGGTGGCGATGGGGCTATTGCCGCTGGTGATTGAACTGGAACAAGCCCAGGCGATCATCACGCTGACGAACCTAATCGTGTGCGTGCTGATGGTAGGCGTAAAGTTTTCCGATGTCGAATGGCGCGGGGCGCGGCGGCTGTTGATCGCGGCGTTGGTCGGCGTACCGTTCGGCTATGCGTTTGTTGAACAGTTGCCTTACGTCTGGGCGACGCGGCTGTTGGGCGTGGCCCTCTGTTCGATGGTGCTGTTCGATTCGTTGATTGCCCGGCGGATGCGGTGGCGATTGCCGCCGCTAGTCGGCTGGTTTTGTGGACTCGGCGGTGGCTTGCTAGGCGGCGCGTTCAACATCGGCGGCCCGCCGATCGTGGCCTATGTCTATTCGCAGCCGTGGACCAAGCAGCAGCAAGTCGCCACGTTGAGCATGGTGTTTCTATCGAGCGGGCTGATGCGTTTCGCCCTGGTCACCGCCCACGGCGAACTGACCGCGTCGGTCTGGCAAGCCGTCGCCTGGTCAGCCTTGCCGCTGTTGATTGCCACCTATGTCGGCCATCGGCTGCTCGACTTCGTCTCGCAGCCAGTGCTGCGCGGCGGAGTGTATACCGGGATTTTCGTGTTGGGAAGTTGTTACCTGATTCGCGGGGCGTGA
- a CDS encoding ROK family protein → MAKVLRKLQAVAHLDAALVQLVHAGQATSRAALSRELKLVPSTAGIYVDRLLREGFLLESAPKARSLGRPPTLIQLNPSAGRFIGVDFDARQIMATAVDFAQKPLKQIRRSIPPKANTQRVLSIIEDAIAAVIGTRRGDVLGIGLAVPGHIDVERGIALWYRFIPDWRDVPIVDRLAGAFKLPVSVENNLRSMALAELWMGQGRGARHLVCLGIRSGIGAGIIADGKLLRGSRNLAGEVGSWNFPLELSADADFQGAAGRSVEDVASFSALLAEAAQAVANGTTSALGKCKQPPTAADLIEAAAAADALAERLVLRAARVHGWIAHQLSQLLDPERIILSGPLAASEMYLTTVRDTAAALSSHTPTAEIVPSTLGPFAGALGAAALAFQHWKPRR, encoded by the coding sequence ATGGCCAAAGTCCTTCGCAAGCTGCAAGCGGTCGCTCATCTCGATGCCGCGCTCGTGCAACTGGTCCACGCCGGCCAGGCCACGTCGCGCGCCGCCTTGTCCCGCGAGTTGAAGCTGGTGCCGTCGACGGCCGGCATCTACGTCGACCGGCTGCTGCGCGAAGGCTTCTTGCTCGAATCGGCGCCCAAAGCCCGCTCGCTGGGCCGGCCCCCGACGCTGATCCAGTTGAATCCTTCGGCCGGTCGCTTCATCGGCGTCGATTTCGACGCGCGGCAGATCATGGCCACGGCGGTCGACTTTGCCCAAAAACCGTTGAAACAAATCCGCCGTAGCATCCCCCCCAAGGCCAACACCCAGCGCGTGCTGTCGATCATCGAAGACGCCATCGCCGCCGTCATCGGCACGCGCCGCGGCGACGTGCTGGGCATTGGCCTGGCCGTGCCGGGGCACATTGACGTCGAGCGCGGCATCGCCCTTTGGTATCGGTTCATTCCCGATTGGCGCGACGTGCCGATCGTCGATCGCCTGGCCGGCGCGTTCAAGCTGCCTGTGTCGGTCGAGAACAATCTGCGGTCGATGGCTCTGGCCGAGTTGTGGATGGGGCAGGGGCGCGGCGCTCGGCATCTGGTCTGCCTGGGCATTCGCTCGGGTATCGGCGCCGGCATCATCGCCGACGGCAAACTGCTGCGCGGCTCTCGGAACCTGGCCGGTGAAGTCGGGAGTTGGAACTTTCCGCTCGAGCTGAGTGCCGACGCCGACTTCCAGGGTGCCGCCGGGCGCAGCGTCGAAGACGTCGCCTCGTTCTCGGCTTTGCTGGCCGAAGCGGCGCAAGCCGTCGCCAACGGCACGACCAGCGCGCTAGGCAAGTGCAAGCAGCCCCCCACCGCCGCCGACCTGATCGAGGCCGCCGCTGCGGCGGACGCGCTGGCCGAACGTCTGGTCCTGCGCGCGGCGCGCGTGCATGGCTGGATCGCGCACCAGCTTTCCCAGTTGCTCGATCCCGAGCGGATCATCCTCTCGGGTCCATTGGCGGCCAGCGAGATGTATCTGACTACGGTGCGCGACACCGCTGCGGCGCTCAGCTCGCACACTCCAACGGCCGAAATCGTCCCGTCAACGCTGGGGCCGTTCGCCGGGGCGCTCGGTGCCGCCGCGCTGGCCTTTCAACACTGGAAACCGCGACGATGA
- a CDS encoding TauD/TfdA family dioxygenase: protein MPQSTLSVAEASVAGQQPCDGNAFPLVLECASPNTTLAEATEWLAANADELLARASRHGTILFRGFPVRTPQDFDAFVSAFGLRNFPYDESLSNAVRVNKTPRVFTANEAPPNITIFFHHEMAQTPVYPSRLFFFCEQAATTGGATPLCRSDILWEQIVARCPQFARDCRDKGLRYTNVMPAENDASSGMGRSWQSTLGATTREEAELRLKTLGYTWQWLDDGCLRATTPVLPAVYDLGDGRASFFNQLIAAFQGWKDTRNDPAKSITFGDGTPLDREAVNLITQMAEAIAFDVPWQQGDVALVDNMVAMHGRRTFTGTRKVLASLIAADEKK from the coding sequence ATGCCCCAGAGCACATTATCAGTCGCCGAAGCCAGCGTCGCCGGTCAGCAACCTTGCGACGGCAACGCGTTCCCGCTGGTGCTCGAGTGCGCCAGCCCCAACACCACGCTGGCCGAAGCGACCGAGTGGCTGGCGGCCAATGCCGACGAACTGCTGGCCCGGGCCAGCCGGCACGGCACGATTTTGTTTCGGGGCTTTCCGGTGCGCACGCCGCAGGACTTCGACGCCTTTGTCTCGGCGTTTGGCTTGCGGAACTTTCCGTATGATGAATCGTTGTCGAACGCGGTGCGCGTGAACAAAACGCCTCGCGTCTTCACCGCCAACGAAGCGCCGCCGAACATCACGATTTTCTTCCATCACGAAATGGCCCAGACGCCGGTTTACCCCAGCCGGCTGTTCTTCTTCTGTGAACAAGCAGCCACGACGGGTGGCGCGACGCCGCTATGCCGTTCGGACATCCTGTGGGAGCAAATCGTCGCGCGGTGCCCGCAGTTTGCCCGCGATTGCCGCGACAAGGGCCTGCGCTACACGAACGTCATGCCGGCCGAAAACGACGCCAGCAGCGGCATGGGGCGCAGTTGGCAAAGCACGCTCGGCGCCACCACGCGCGAAGAAGCCGAGCTACGTTTGAAGACCCTGGGCTACACCTGGCAATGGCTCGATGACGGCTGCCTGCGGGCCACCACGCCGGTGTTGCCGGCGGTCTACGATCTGGGCGACGGTCGCGCGTCGTTCTTCAACCAATTGATTGCCGCGTTCCAGGGCTGGAAGGACACTCGCAACGATCCGGCCAAGTCGATCACCTTTGGCGACGGCACGCCGCTCGATCGTGAAGCGGTGAACCTGATCACGCAAATGGCCGAGGCCATTGCCTTTGACGTGCCGTGGCAGCAGGGGGACGTGGCGCTCGTGGACAACATGGTCGCCATGCACGGCCGTCGCACCTTCACCGGCACGCGCAAGGTATTGGCATCGCTGATCGCGGCCGATGAGAAGAAGTAA